In one Oryzias latipes chromosome 13, ASM223467v1 genomic region, the following are encoded:
- the LOC105355454 gene encoding trichohyalin-like: MSHGKEFQQMDVSMEELNNVTENILQQNDTLRKHLEKISKNLRKRKDLDASCKNLKKTRKAAIEENRKLVKRLESLRVDVEKQIHVEKVCEEERTKTYQALESNQELNRVTAALQSKLQQLRQMEEEISSMKSERKRLERENRDLQSQQKKLQKKTARKAHLEPYWKKQFDEFQALKQETKELRQNLQELKDQNKEQKRLAGNYPSMEEEWLRLTVLRAQLGKEISEQRGQQEETRQLIARREEERRELELLREQTKAFTAEKNALAEELQHREALECEYKEMQEETNHLVTTFLTLNIDVAELKHQVSNMDEVQEQLNDEKERNLKVKNEVSELKQQQKELQRKDKEVKEVKAEFTRISEEKSQLEDKKKRLQEEVSELKQQQNEVRELAVQFNHVLSKLGPLREETKDLRDEKTMLTDLLKHRQTLQTEYDEITAETDQTEAENFNLLVEVDDLQKKLSNLKDVEDRILKAKEKNLKAKEKHDSLQKELQDLKVQIQAPKQEIAALEKEIKDLQRKDKEVKEVKAEFTRISEEKSQLEDKKKQLQDEVSELKQQQNEVRELAVQFNHVLSKLGPLREETKDLRDEKTMLRDLLKHRQTLQTEYDEITAETDVVQDENLDLQNKVADLRNKVHNLDELEENVSKAKEENLKLKEKQDLLKKELQDLQVQKEQMRLKKQDGSGGKTGLCCKEGRSASGGKLCVFKRTSKTLMNRF, encoded by the coding sequence ATGTCACACGGCAAAGAATTTCAGCAGATGGACGTTTCCATGGAAGAATTAAATAACGTCACAGAGAACATTCTTCAGCAAAATGACACTTTGagaaaacatctggagaaaaTTTCCAAGAATTTACGCAAAAGGAAAGATTTGGACGCTTCATgcaaaaacttgaaaaagaCACGAAAAGCTGCTATcgaggaaaacagaaaactggTGAAGCGGCTGGAGAGTCTAAGAGTGGACGTGGAAAAGCAGATACACGTGGAAAAAGTGTGTGAAGAAGAGAGGACAAAAACATATCAGGCCTTGGAAAGTAACCAAGAACTGAACAGAGTGACGGCCGCTCTTCAGTCCAAACTTCAGCAGCTGCGACAAATGGAAGAAGAAATCTCCAGCATGAAATCTGAACGTAAACGTTTAGAACGGGAGAACAGAGATCTGCAATCCCAACAGAAGAAACTCCAAAAGAAGACTGCCCGCAAAGCACACCTTGAACCTTATTGGAAAAAGCAATTTGATGAATTCCAGGCTTTGAAACAAGAAACTAAAGAACTGAGGCAAAACCTTCAGGAGCTGAAAGACCAAAATAAGGAACAAAAGAGGTTGGCAGGCAACTATCCTAGCATGGAAGAAGAATGGCTACGTCTGACAGTTCTGAGGGCTCAACTGGGAAAAGAGATTTCTgaacagagagggcagcaggAGGAAACACGTCAGCTGATTGCTCGACGTGAGGAGGAAAGGAGAGAACTGGAATTGCTCCGAGAACAAACGAAGGCcttcacagcagaaaaaaatgcactgGCAGAAGAACTGCAACACCGTGAAGCATTGGAGTGTGAATACAAGGAGATGCAAGAAGAAACTAACCACTTGGTGACAACATTCCTCACGCTGAACATAGATGTTGCAGAGCTGAAGCACCAGGTTTCAAACATGGATGAGGTGCAGGAACAACTTAATGATGAAAAGGAGAGAAATTTGAAGGTAAAAAACGAGGTTTCAGAActaaaacagcagcagaaggaaCTCCAGAGGAAGGACAAGGAAGTAAAAGAGGTGAAAGCTGAATTTACCAGAATATCTGAAGAAAAATCCCAACTTGAAGACAAAAAGAAGCGGCTTCAGGAGGAAGTTTCAGAACTGAAACAGCAGCAGAATGAAGTCCGAGAACTGGCTGTTCAATTCAACCATGTACTGAGTAAACTGGGACCTCTTCGAGAAGAAACCAAGGACCTCAGAGATGAAAAAACAATGCTGACAGATCTGCTGAAACACCGTCAGACACTGCAGACTGAATACGATGAGATTACAGCAGAAACAGACCAAACGGAAGCTGAAAACTTTAACCTCCTTGTAGAGGTTGATGATCTGCAGAAGAAGCTCTCAAATCTGAAAGATGTGGAGgacagaattttaaaagcaaaggagaaaaatctgaaggcaaaagaaaaacatgactctcTCCAGAAGGAACTCCAAGACCTGAAAGTTCAGATTCAGGCTCCAAAACAGGAGATTGCTGCTCTAGAGAAGGAAATCAAAGATCTCCAGAGGAAGGACAAGGAAGTAAAAGAGGTGAAAGCTGAATTTACCAGAATCTCTGAAGAAAAATCCCAACTTGAAGACAAAAAGAAGCAGCTTCAGGATGAAGTTTCAGAACTGAAACAGCAGCAGAATGAAGTCCGTGAACTGGCTGTTCAATTCAACCATGTACTGAGTAAACTGGGACCTCTTCGAGAAGAAACAAAGGACCTCAGAGATGAAAAAACAATGCTGAGAGATCTGCTGAAACACCGTCAGACACTGCAGACTGAATACGATGAGATTACAGCAGAAACAGACGTTGTACAGGATGAAAACTtggaccttcaaaataaagttgctGATCTGCGGAACAAGGTTCATAATTTGGATGAATTGGAGGAAAATGTCTCAAAAGCAAAGGAGGAAAACCTCAAGTTAAAGGAGAAACAGGACCTTCTCAAGAAGGAACTCCAAGACCTGCAAGTTCAGAAAGAACAGATGAGGTTAAAGAAACAAGACGGTAGTGGAGGAAAAACGGGACTTTGTTGTAAAGAAGGAAGATCTGCCTCAGGAGGAAAACTCTGCGTCTTTAAAAGAACATCCAAAACCTTGATGAaccgattctga